In Vulpes lagopus strain Blue_001 chromosome 1, ASM1834538v1, whole genome shotgun sequence, a genomic segment contains:
- the ARG1 gene encoding arginase-1, with amino-acid sequence MSSTAKSIGIIGAPFSKGQPRGGVEKGPTALRKAGLLEKLKEQDCDVKDYGDVPFVDVPSDPPFQIVKNPRSVGKANEQLAGVVAEVKKNGRTSLVLGGDHSMAIGSISGHARVHPDLCVIWVDAHTDINTPLTTTSGNLHGQPVSFLLKELKGKIPDVPGFSWVTPCLSAKDIVYIGLRDVDPGEHYILKTLGIKYFSMTEVDKLGIGKVMEEALSYLLGRKKRPIHLSFDVDGLDPSFTPATGTPVTGGLSYREGLYITEEIYKTGLLSGLDIMEVNPSLGKTPEEITRTVNTAVAITLACFGVAREGNHKPIDYLNPPK; translated from the exons CCACGAGGAGGGGTGGAAAAAGGCCCCACAGCACTGAGGAAGGCTGGCCTGCTGGAGAAACTTAAAGAACAAG ACTGTGATGTGAAAGATTATGGGGACGTGCCCTTTGTTGATGTCCCTAGTGATCCTCCCTTTCAAATTGTGAAGAATCCAAGGTCTGTGGGCAAGGCGAATGAGCAGCTGGCTGGTGTGGTGGCAGAAGTCAAGAAGAACGGAAGGACTAGCCTGGTGCTGGGTGGAGACCACAG caTGGCTATTGGAAGCATCTCTGGCCATGCCAGGGTCCACCCAGATCTCTGTGTCATTTGGGTGGATGCTCACACTGATATCAACACTCCACTGACAACCACAAGTGGGAACTTGCACGGACAACCTGTGTCTTTCCTCCTGAAGGAACTAAAAGGAAAG ATACCCGATGTACCAGGATTCTCCTGGGTGACTCCTTGCCTATCTGCCAAAGATATTGTGTATATTGGCCTAAGAGATGTGGACCCTGGGGAACA CTACATTTTGAAAACTCTgggtattaaatatttttcaatgactGAAGTGGATAAACTGGGAATTGGCAAGGTGATGGAAGAAGCACTCAGCTATCTACTAGGAAG aaaaaaaagaccaattcaTCTGAGCTTTGATGTTGATGGATTGGACCCATCCTTCACACCAGCTACGGGCACACCAGTCACGGGAGGTCTGTCTTACAGAGAAGGTCTCTACATTACAGAAGAAATTTACAAAACAG GGCTACTCTCAGGATTAGATATAATGGAAGTGAACCCATCTCTGGGGAAGACACCAGAAGAAATAACTCGAACAGTGAACACAGCAGTAGCAATAACCCTGGCTTGCTTCGGAGTTGCTCGGGAGGGTAATCATAAGCCTATTGACTACCTTAACCCACCTAAGTAA